Part of the Odontesthes bonariensis isolate fOdoBon6 chromosome 15, fOdoBon6.hap1, whole genome shotgun sequence genome, TGCGCTGGATGACAGTTGAACCTCCATCTGTTGAAGAAATAAGAAATGCAACTGGACTTAGGTAACTCTTGTACAAACCACTAAACCAACAACCGTCAGCTGAAAGATTACAAAGTCTCCTTATTATTGATCATATTATATCTGTTCTATTGTCTACCCTTATGGATTCATGTTGTAATCTGCCCGAACAACTTTTTTCTTCAGAAATCTTGTTTTGCTGTTCATAGATTGTTTTAAGTCTCACTCACCTGAATCCCTTTCGCAGTAAACGTTGAATGGCTCTGATTGGTTTGGTTTGATAACATAGATTCCACTTCTTACTTCTCCTTTCTTAAACACCTCACTGCAGTCTGCAGGGAGgtctgaaaaacaaatgaaaaaaaaaagaaaatattaatacATCCTTAATATCACTCTAATTTAATTTCACAGTTTTAACAACTATTCAAACATTTAAGTAGAGATTTTACCATTTGTTCCCAGGCCAGTTGTGTTTCCCGTCAGATATTCAAACATATCAGGAGCGGCATCATCGGAATCCACTGACTTATCAACCGTATCTTGAAAACTGTCGTCGCTCAGCTGCAGGAGAATGTAAACAATTCCTTGTGAATCATGTTTTCAACCCATGTAGAATTTCTTATTCACACCAAATCAAAGGATTTGCACAGATAATGCAAACTGCTCAATCCGATTCTCAGAGATGTCAGATAGTTGACCAGATTTTCCACAACTACCTTTTCCTCCAGGTTTTTAATCTTGATTTTCTGGTGGTCCAGCTGGTCGTGCTGCTCTCTCACAGCTGTAAGAAGATTGTTGATTGTTTTTTCTTGAGTTTCAATCACgtcctaaaaaaaataaaagtaaagtaTCGTTTATGCATTATAAATTTACATGTCTTATGCTTTTACAACATTGTATATAGCAAATTTTGAGTTATGGAAAATGaacacatttgaaatgtttcttgCTAATAATCTGTAATGTATTGTGGGTCACATGAAGTACTTCTCACAGTATGGTCTTCACACTGCAGTGGTTAAAGTAACCCATTGGTTGATAGTGTGCAGAACTGCATGCATTTTAATTGTGAAATCCCTTTTGGAGAAACTTGTAGTGTGGTGATAACTTCAGACAGTTATAGCATTGCAAGCTTCTCACCTTGAGTGTTGTGATTTCACCGAGCTGGTCAACAGGGATCATGGTCTGCGACAGTCCTTTCAGCCTTTCCTCAAGGCTCCCCACTTTGCTCTGCAGCTGTGTACgctcctgcaggatgctgttgATCTTAGAGTTTATTTCCAGTGACAAGTTCTTGATCTCCTCATTATTGACCTTCAAGATATTGGTGGTCTTCTTgagttcctcctcttcttccttgaTTTCTGACGTGACCACAGAGAGCTGGTAAAACGATCGGTCAAAAATGTTAAGCTTTTGGAAGATGTCGTTGATTTGGCCTTTGGTCTTGTGGACGAACTCTCTTAAACTCTGGCCAAGTTGGAGGAGGCCATTTGCTAGTAAGCGAACGTCATCCAGCATGGCAAAACGAGACTTTGCCTCCGTTGGACTCGATGGCATGCTGAAGGCCTCGGAAGGCATGGTGGGGTACTCTTGTTTGCCTGAGTTGTCCAAATGGACAGCAGCAGTACAGCTGGCTAGCACCAGCAACAGGCAAAACAGCTTCATAATGATATTCTTCTCCAACCCTTAACTATGGAACTATTTCTAACAATTCTTTTGCTTTCCTCGTCTTTCTGCTCTTTTCAACACCCTTCGCTCTCCCTCTGCTCTCCCTCTGCTCATGAGCTTGTTTCCCTTACTGTTAAAATGTTGTGAGAGCAGCAGGCTGCCCTGTGTTATATACTGCCCTCTCAGTAGAGGAGGGGGGGATTAGCTGATCATTAAATCCTACTATGTTTTTAGCTTTGTATCCCATCTCCTCCCAAATCCCCCCCAAGCCCTCCCTCTCCTGAACAAACAAATCACAGTAGTGTGCAAATGACATCTACAcccccccctctttctctgCTAACCATTTAACCCCAATCCACTGTCCATACCACACCCGACCCTACCCTGCCGTCCATCTGTGGTGCAGCACTTTAGCTGATCAGCAGAAAGCTAACAATGGCCATCGCTGTTTTTGATGGATCGTCAGTCTAATCAATCTCAAACCTTATAACTCTGCACACACTTTGCTGTGATTGATAATACTGTGTGTAATTAATGCTCCTCGGTTTGATTTAGCATCCTGCTGAATCAGCCCAACCAGTCTCTCTCTCTTGCTctctttctccatctctctcctcctcttctcgtTTTGTGTGGGGGTTGAGGCGAGGGTCTGACATGTGCCAGGGTTGAGCTCCTGGGCATGAATGATGGTGGAGAGTTTGGACAGTATGTACTCATCATAATTTTGTTCCTCAGTCATGTCGTCTTTTATGTCATATCATGCATGCTTTGTTTGAATGCTTCTGGATAGAGAATCTACTGTATAGTTTCAGATTAGCTTGCCTTCCTGTGCACTGAGCTCTGCTGtttatgaataaatgaatgaataaatggtgATTCTTAGAATCACTGAAATGACAAGATTTAGTATTTAATTAGACGATCAATCTACCATTGGCACTTTACACTACATGGTTTTGGCATAGATAGATTTCTGATGTTGTTCTTGGGATCCATTGGAGCCACTCGCAATTCGGGGTCACGACCTTAGGTGCCACAGTCACCACTGGGACCAATAACGTTGCCTTCTCTTCCCCTTACTAGCTTTGGTTTAGAATTTTAGCACTTTGGCTGTGACAGCGCACCTTAAAATACCACACAAACATCTTTATGAGCTTATTCATTGTTTGCTACTATCAGGTGGGATTACCTCATGTTCCAGTAATGAAGAactgacatttttttatatGAACAGAACGGAGGGCAAAGTAGAATTTGCCAAAATAATGAATTTTGCCAAGTGCATAATGTGCAAGAAATTTTCTTTATCAGCTCAAAGCTGGTAACAATATTAA contains:
- the angptl3 gene encoding angiopoietin-related protein 3, translated to MKLFCLLLVLASCTAAVHLDNSGKQEYPTMPSEAFSMPSSPTEAKSRFAMLDDVRLLANGLLQLGQSLREFVHKTKGQINDIFQKLNIFDRSFYQLSVVTSEIKEEEEELKKTTNILKVNNEEIKNLSLEINSKINSILQERTQLQSKVGSLEERLKGLSQTMIPVDQLGEITTLKDVIETQEKTINNLLTAVREQHDQLDHQKIKIKNLEEKLSDDSFQDTVDKSVDSDDAAPDMFEYLTGNTTGLGTNDLPADCSEVFKKGEVRSGIYVIKPNQSEPFNVYCERDSDGGSTVIQRRTDGSVDFDQTWEKYEKGFGDMEKEFWLGLKKIHSIAQEGAYILRIAVEDWEDDNHWIEYRFSLEGPSSDYTLHVSNFSGDLPDAMTSLNGMRFSTKDRNTNNQPNSTCARNNTGGWWASACSETSLNGRYLWLRAKGRSMRRKGIHWKPGTGSSYSFKMTKITLRPAPDAHSAN